In Fusarium falciforme chromosome 9, complete sequence, the following are encoded in one genomic region:
- a CDS encoding MFS domain-containing protein translates to MTLIHGVDYSVVDPANKWKILKSQSRFALWALLISSGVVMQGFDIVAGGQLAALPAFREKFGILQPDGSHLIPAHYLSAWNSIAPATEIVSTFIFAPLLDRFGRKWGILAASLISVAGVLLQQLAPDWRMHLAGRGVNGIAIGMMFTISPLWIGETCRPELRGFFLCFFNTSIVFGQFAIVIVSQGSSHISGLWQWWLPVVAMYFFPLILTLAWPFFPESPYWLVRRGRNADAKKALRRIYGFKESEYYNIEVCRIEEEIRLTNERHGNLDDLPPRRLLGVNVQLEAECFNTANRKRTFTAIFAASAQQMIGATFVIGYATYFFELIGIKDYFGASVALYVVMLLASTAAFPLTEIYGRRSLIVGPQFMLCLMLLIIGVLGCVPNRSQASWGIVALLYVWALIYQLSIGATGFVLASEIATMRLRAATQGLITITNSLWGLIMQFTVPYMINPDAGDLGGKVGFIFLATGLIASAGGWYLFPETKGLSFERLDELYAMNVPPRHFKRTVALLEDERSRSSPSHALRSMLAKEGEVSVEHA, encoded by the exons ATGACTTTGATTCACGG AGTCGACTACTCTGTGGTAGATCCAGCCAACAAATGGAAGATTCTCAAGTCGCAGTCGAGATTCGCCCTCTGGG CTCTGCTCATCTCGTCCGGCGTTGTCATGCAAGGCTTCGACATTGTAGCCGGCGGCCAACTCGCAGCTCTACCCGCCTTCAGAGAGAAATTCGGCATCCTTCAGCCCGATGGCAGCCACCTGATCCCCGCGCATTACCTCTCAGCTTGGAACTCCATCGCCCCGGCCACCGAAATCGTCTCTACCTTTATCTTTGCACCTCTCCTCGACCGGTTCGGCCGCAAATGGGGCATCCTTGCCGCATCTCTCATCTCAGTCGCCGGGGTCCTCCTGCAGCAGCTCGCGCCTGACTGGCGGATGCATCTTGCTGGTCGTGGCGTGAACGGCATTGCTATCGGCATGATGTTTACGATTTCGCCGCTTTGGATTGGCGAGACGTGTCGTCCTGAACTTCGTGGCTTCTTTCTGTGCTTTTTCAACACCAGCATCGTCTTTGGGCAGTTTGCCATCGTGATTGTGTCTCAAGGCAGCAGTCATATTTCAGGTCTCTGGCAATGGTGGCTTCCGGTGGTCGCCATGTACTTCTTCCCTC TCATCTTGACCCTAGCCTGGCCCTTCTTCCCCGAGTCTCCCTACTGGCTTGTTCGCCGTGGCCGCAACGCCGATGCAAAAAAAGCCCTCCGTCGCATCTACGGGTTTAAGGAATCCGAATACTACAACATTGAAGTCTGTCGCATCGAAGAGGAGATTCGTCTCACCAACGAGAGACACGGCAACCTTGATGACCTCCCTCCTCGCAGACTGTTGGGTGTCAACGTCCAACTCGAGGCCGAATGCTTCAACACAGCGAACCGCAAGCGCACCTTCACCGCCATCTTTGCAGCTTCGGCCCAGCAAATGATCGGTGCTACGTTTGTCATCGGATACGCGACGTACTTCTTCGAGCTCATTGGCATAAAGGACTACTTTGGGGCCTCGGTTGCTTTATACGTCGTCATGCTTCTTGCCAGCACTGCCGCGTTTCCGCTTACAGAGATATACGGCCGCCGATCCTTGATCGTGGGTCCGCAGTTCATGCTCTGCCTCATGCTCCTGATAATCGGAGTCTTGGGGTGTGTTCCAAACCGGAGTCAAGCAAGCTGGGGTATCGTGGCCTTGCTGTATGTCTGGGCGTTGATATACCAACTTTCCATTGGTGCCACAGGCTTTGTGCTCGCTTCAGAGATCGCCACGATGCGGCTTAGGGCAGCAACTCAGGGCCTCATCACTATCACCAACTCTCTTTGGGGCCTGATCATGCAGTTCACTGTCCCGTACATGATCAACCCTGACGCTGGAGACCTGGGCGGCAAGGTCGGATTTATCTTCTTGGCTACTGGGCTTATTGCAAGTGCTGGTGGGTGGTACCTTTTCCCAGAAACCAAGGGTCTTTCCTTCGAGAGATTGGATGAACTGTACGCAATGAACGTACCGCCCAGGCATTTTAAGAGGACTGTGGCTCTGCTTGAGGATGAACGGAGTCGGTCGAGCCCTTCCCATGCGTTGCGCTCTATGTTAgccaaggagggagaggtcTCTGTCGAGCATGCCTAA
- a CDS encoding Zn(2)-C6 fungal-type domain-containing protein: MMETDIQDLPVVSDSPPASRSGTSRRRTRTATACSTCRARRTRCDSRKPDCGFCRARGLQCHYEQSEPAPTSKVGVELAAINRRLDHITSVLCSTQPPPVAPGHVKSQVFTGEEKLPFQLLGTGCMMTILGLGPGFAEELATLERHAASVGTGNSLRVRLIQQEQALSALAAFSAHVHIWYPILRPRFSERYLGIISGSLPPGSETCMVLLVAALGVLAQQDHELGVSSRDETSELYLEAAMASVPAVLIDKSVESVQCLVLLSIYHCCLSKPSQAYDYAMIASFKVQNLLKYVGDDDGEVYEHVKRAYWAVLLLESELRIHFDVIGSGIWDHDDKVSLPDSRRAWQFDIETGSPQGSTTTPASNISPDGPPTDQTQSYFLAEISMRRMLHRCNTAIRRTHHGEIVYAPNIALELELQLEEWYRYLPESVRFQNSEHVPSSTHMFVEPLGNFLRVQYYCCKLSIYWPAVYQCIQDGVATNEILKHCEMFFQAYIQLMPSLLICIRNCIVNRWTLYGSIFMTSMAVIQAARTPCLGNGCVVDWPRLLACLKSTSTVDRRIVEASPSLSLMERALAQRLAEIESWFHASDKVD, encoded by the exons ATGATGGAGACTGATATCCAGGACCTGCCCGTTGTCTCCGACAGCCCGCCGGCTTCTCGCTCGGGGACATCGCGGAGACGGACCCGGACAGCGACGGCGTGCAGCACCTGCAGAGCGAGGAGGACCAGATGTGACAGTCGGAAGCCTGACTGTGGATTTTGTCGTGCCCGTGGGCTTCAGTGTCACTACGAGCAGAGCGAACCAGCCCCTACGTCCAA AGTAGGGGTGGAACTCGCCGCTATCAACCGGCGGCTCGATCACATCACCAGCGTCCTGTGCTCTACCCAGCCACCCCCCGTAGCACCAGGGCATGTGAAGAGCCAAGTCTTCACTGGCGAAGAGAAACTGCCCTTCCAGCTGCTCGGAACCGGCTGCATGATGACCattctcggccttggccccGGCTTCGCTGAGGAGCTTGCCACACTCGAAAGGCACGCCGCATCCGTTGGCACTGGTAATTCATTGAGAGTGCGTCTCATCCAGCAAGAACAAGCCTTGTCAGCCCTCGCCGCCTTCTCCGCACACGTCCACATCTGGTATCCAATACTCCGCCCGCGCTTTTCAGAACGCTACCTTGGCATCATCTCGGGGTCTTTGCCGCCAGGCTCTGAGACATGCATGGTTCTGTTGGTTGCCGCACTTGGTGTTCTCGCACAGCAAGACCACGAGCTAGGCGTATCCTCCCGCGACGAGACCAGCGAGCTCTACCTTGAGGCCGCCATGGCATCCGTACCGGCAGTACTCATCGACAAGAGTGTTGAGAGCGTGCAGTGCCTAGTGCTTCTGAGCATCTACCATTGTTGTCTGTCCAAGCCTTCCCAGGCATACGACTACGCCATGATTGCCTCATTCAAGGTGCAGAACCTATTGAAGTAcgttggtgatgacgacggcgaggTTTACGAACATGTAAAACGAGCATACTGGGCGGTGCTGCTCCTGGAGAGCGAGCTCAGAATTCACTTCGATGTCATTGGGAGCGGAATCTGGGACCATGATGACAAGGTTTCGCTACCAGACAGTCGCCGTGCATGGCAGTTCGATATCGAGACAGGCTCGCCGCAAGGCTCGACGACTACACCAGCCAGCAACATATCACCAGACGGTCCTCCTACAGACCAGACGCAATCATATTTTCTGGCCGAGATCTCCATGCGGCGGATGCTGCACCGCTGCAACACGGCAATTCGCCGAACACATCATGGAGAGATCGTCTACGCTCCGAACATCGCACTGGAGCTAGAACTGCAGCTTGAGGAGTGGTATCGGTACCTGCCGGAATCTGTGCGCTTTCAGAATTCGGAGCATGTTCCTAGCAGCACTCACATGTTTGTTGAGCCGCTGGGAAACTTTCTCCGAGTGCAATACTATTGCTGCAAGCTATCAATCTACTGGCCGGCAGTGTACCAGTGCATCCAGGATGGGGTGGCCACAAATGAAATCCTCAAGCATTGCGAAATGTTCTTCCAGGCGTATATCCAGTTAATGCCGAGTCTGCTAATATGCATTCGCAACTGCATCGTCAATCGCTGGACGCTGTACGGTTCTATCTTCATGACATCGATGGCTGTCATACAGGCAGCTCGGACACCGTGTCTCGGAAATGGCTGTGTAGTGGACTGGCCTCGGCTTCTAGCATGCTTGAAGTCGACGAGCACCGTGGACCGGCGGATTGTGGAGGCCAGCCCTTCTTTGTCGTTGATGGAGAGAGCTCTTGCTCAACGTCTAGCTGAGATTGAGAGTTGGTTTCATGCATCAGATAAAGTAGACTAA